A genomic region of Macaca thibetana thibetana isolate TM-01 chromosome 14, ASM2454274v1, whole genome shotgun sequence contains the following coding sequences:
- the DHCR7 gene encoding 7-dehydrocholesterol reductase, with translation MAAKSQPNVPKAKSGDSVTNDRTASQGQWGRAWEVDWFSLGSIIFLLLCAPFIVYYFIMACDQYSCALTGPVVDIATGRARLSDIWAKTPPITRKAAQLYTLWVTFQVLLYTSLPDFCHKFLPGYVGGIQEGAVTPAGVVNKYQINGLQAWLLTHLLWFANAHLLSWFSPTIIFDNWIPLLWCANILGYAVSTFAMVKGYFFPTSARDCKFTGNFFYNYMMGVEFNPRIGKWFDFKLFFNGRPGIVAWTLINLSFAAKQRELHGHVTNAMVLVNVLQAIYVIDFFWNETWYLKTIDICHDHFGWYLGWGDCVWLPYLYTLQGLYLVYHPVQLSTPHAVGVLLLGLVGYYIFRVANHQKDLFRRTDGRCLIWGKKPKVIECSYTSADGQRHHSKLLVSGFWGVARHFNYVGDLMGSLAYCLACGGGHLLPYFYIIYMAILLTHRCLRDEHRCASKYGRDWERYTTAVPYRLLPGIF, from the exons ATGGCTGCAAAATCGCAACCCAACGTTCCCAAAGCCAAGAGTGGAGACAGCGTCACCAATGACAGAACTGCATCTCAAGGGCAGTGGGGCCGTGCCTG GGAGGTGGACTGGTTTTCACTGGGGAGCATCATCTTCCTACTGCTGTGCGCGCCCTTCATCGTCTACTACTTCATCATGGCGTGTGACCAGTACAGCTGCGCCCTGACCGGCCCCGTGGTGGACATCGCCACCGGGCGTGCTCGGCTGTCAGACATCTGGGCCAAGACTCCACCTATAACGAGGAAAGCCGCCCAGCTCTATACCTTGTGGGTCACCTTCCAG GTGCTTCTGTACACGTCTCTCCCTGACTTCTGCCATAAGTTTCTACCCGGCTACGTAGGAGGCATCCAGGAGGGGGCCGTGACCCCTGCAG GGGTTGTGAACAAGTACCAGATCAACGGCCTGCAAGCCTGGCTCCTCACACATCTGCTCTGGTTTGCAAACGCTCATCTCCTGTCCTGGTTCTCGCCCACCATCATCTTCGACAACTGGATCCCATTGCTGTGGTGCGCCAACATCCTTGGCTATGCCGTCTCCACCTTCGCCATGGTCAAGGGCTACTTCTTCCCCACCAGCGCCAGAGACTG caAATTCACAGGCAATTTCTTTTACAACTACATGATGGGCGTCGAGTTTAACCCTCGGATCGGGAAGTGGTTTGACTTCAAGCTGTTCTTCAACGGGCGCCCCGGGATCGTCGCCTGGACGCTCATCAACCTGTCCTTCGCAGCAAAGCAGCGGGAGCTCCACGGCCACGTGACCAACGCCATGGTCCTGGTCAACGTCCTGCAG GCCATCTACGTGATTGACTTCTTCTGGAACGAAACCTGGTACCTGAAGACCATTGACATCTGCCATGACCATTTCGGGTGGTACCTGGGCTGGGGCGACTGTGTCTGGCTGCCTTACCTTTACACGCTGCAG GGTCTGTACTTGGTGTACCACCCCGTACAGCTGTCCACCCCGCATGCCGTGGGCGTCCTGCTGCTGGGCCTGGTGGGTTACTACATCTTCCGGGTGGCCAACCACCAGAAGGACCTCTTCCGCCGCACGGATGGGCGCTGCCTCATCTGGGGCAAGAAGCCAAAGGTCATCGAGTGCTCCTACACGTCCGCAGACGGGCAGAGGCACCACAGCAAGCTGCTGGTGTCAGGCTTCTGGGGCGTGGCCCGCCACTTCAACTACGTCGGCGACCTGATGGGCAGCCTGGCCTACTGCCTGGCCTGCGGCGGCGGCCACCTGCTGCCCTACTTCTACATCATCTACATGGCCATCCTGCTGACCCATCGCTGCCTCCGGGATGAGCACCGCTGCGCCAGCAAGTACGGCCGGGACTGGGAGCGTTACACCACCGCGGTGCCTTACCGCCTGCTGCCTGGAATCTTCTAA